From Haliotis asinina isolate JCU_RB_2024 chromosome 8, JCU_Hal_asi_v2, whole genome shotgun sequence, a single genomic window includes:
- the LOC137294161 gene encoding D-aminoacyl-tRNA deacylase 2-like produces the protein MCTCRVETAMASGQGTNARIVLQQCLSARLQVQPATEDTEAKYVEIGKGLVMYVCFLKGATADILDKMVKCALSAQLSETAEGKRVSILDLPGNILIIPQATLGGSLKGKRMQYHKNIDKEEGASLYADFVSLCRTALQETEGSREAGCSVQAGTYGNRQVFSCDTNGPYTHLLEF, from the exons atgtgtacatgcagGGTCGAAACTGCAATGGCGAGCGGGCAGGGAACTAATGCTCGGATTGTTTTACAGCAATGTCTGTCCGCACGTTTACAAGTTCAGCCTGCTACTGAGGATACTGAAGCAAAATATGTTGAG ATTGGAAAAGGacttgttatgtatgtgtgttttctgAAGGGAGCTACAGCTGATATCCTTGATAAAATGG TGAAGTGTGCACTGTCTGCCCAGTTAAGTGAGACTGCAGAAGGGAAACGTGTTTCTATATTAGACCTCCCTGGGAACATCCTCATCATTCCACAGGCAACACTTGGTGGATCACTAAAGGGCAAGAGAATGCAATATCACAAAAACATTGATAAAGAGGAAGGCGCGTCCTTGTACGCAGACTTTGTGTCGCTGTGCCGAACTGCCTTACAGGAGACTGAAGGTTCCAGAGAAGCTGGATGTTCTGTCCAAGCTGGTACCTATGGCAACAGACAGGTCTTTTCATGTGACACCAATGGACCATACACACATTTACTGGAGTTTTGA